One Nitrospinaceae bacterium genomic window carries:
- a CDS encoding TAXI family TRAP transporter solute-binding subunit — translation MAVTAIAAVGFVATQVSAATNITIVGAGKGAGAFRMAAGLAEAVNKTSKKVNVTNRESKGFVANTRLVANGRSEIGMTNGIFVDFIQRGKKPFHKGKPKNTIRGIGPVSTSWFQVATFRKSGIKTYHDLAGKRFNMGPRGSSTLFMTKFITDNIGVTGKIRKDYMGWAAAATNMIDGKLDAFGIPNPVPSPAILRASRSHPLRILSIPDDVRDKFVAMSSGYYKANKDASAYNGMKGKKFKTVAYTIFAVTNVKVSNDVVYEVASRVYDKANRDFLINVFKGWKIGLDFASKSGEFINQMKNFNMNLHPGAARYWKEKGYKVN, via the coding sequence ATGGCAGTTACGGCTATTGCTGCAGTTGGTTTCGTTGCTACTCAGGTGAGTGCCGCTACCAACATCACCATCGTCGGCGCTGGTAAGGGCGCAGGCGCATTTCGAATGGCGGCAGGTCTTGCCGAGGCCGTGAACAAGACGAGTAAAAAGGTCAACGTTACCAACCGCGAGTCAAAGGGTTTTGTCGCGAATACCCGCCTTGTTGCTAATGGCCGCTCTGAAATCGGCATGACGAACGGAATTTTTGTCGATTTCATTCAGCGAGGCAAAAAACCTTTTCACAAGGGCAAACCGAAGAATACCATCCGTGGTATCGGCCCCGTTTCCACTTCCTGGTTCCAGGTGGCGACGTTCCGGAAATCCGGCATCAAGACCTATCACGATCTCGCCGGAAAGCGCTTCAATATGGGCCCCCGCGGAAGCTCGACGCTCTTCATGACGAAGTTCATCACCGACAACATTGGTGTCACCGGTAAAATCCGTAAGGACTATATGGGTTGGGCGGCCGCCGCGACGAACATGATCGACGGCAAGCTTGATGCCTTTGGCATTCCGAATCCTGTTCCCTCGCCGGCGATTCTTCGCGCCTCACGAAGTCACCCCCTCCGCATTCTCAGCATTCCCGATGATGTGCGTGATAAATTCGTCGCCATGAGTTCTGGCTACTACAAGGCCAACAAGGATGCTAGCGCTTATAACGGTATGAAAGGCAAGAAGTTCAAGACGGTTGCCTACACTATCTTCGCGGTTACCAACGTGAAGGTTTCCAACGATGTCGTCTATGAAGTGGCCAGCCGTGTATATGACAAGGCGAACCGCGACTTCTTGATTAACGTATTCAAGGGATGGAAGATCGGCCTGGACTTTGCTTCAAAGTCGGGTGAGTTCATTAATCAGATGAAAAATTTCAACATGAACCTTCATCCTGGCGCAGCCCGTTACTGGAAAGAGAAGGGCTACAAAGTTAATTAG
- a CDS encoding DMT family transporter, whose amino-acid sequence MTDNSTAIIWALLTAAMLALQGVATARPLRHIGILAASLLTNIVNVVVLGLLGAYYYVDGQMTVVGMGWFALLGISAYSYGRFVYYKALFTIGPPRLTTMMSTAPLLSLGLAVLFLGERPGPAVLFGTFLVIMGVVFVSYEPSEKGWFHKGILWGFASALSLGMSAFIRKKGLASFPDPILTVAWANFVGAIVLSSLRPLVPAELFRWGGRSTIIAIILLGVLNSANQVFMNIAIKMGDVSVVTPIIASSPIFSIFFTALFLRGFERVRPAMVFGVFFTVGGMVFIVLGR is encoded by the coding sequence TTGACCGATAATTCAACAGCTATTATTTGGGCGCTGTTGACTGCGGCTATGCTGGCCTTGCAGGGCGTGGCCACCGCGCGCCCTTTGCGCCACATCGGCATTCTTGCGGCATCCTTGCTGACCAACATCGTCAACGTCGTCGTCCTTGGGTTGTTGGGCGCGTACTATTACGTCGATGGGCAGATGACCGTCGTGGGAATGGGCTGGTTCGCTCTTCTCGGAATCTCTGCATACAGCTATGGGCGCTTTGTTTACTACAAGGCGCTGTTCACTATCGGCCCGCCGAGGCTGACAACCATGATGTCCACCGCCCCGTTGCTCTCGCTAGGGCTGGCGGTTTTATTTCTTGGTGAGCGACCGGGGCCAGCGGTGCTTTTCGGCACTTTTTTGGTGATCATGGGGGTTGTTTTTGTCAGCTACGAGCCCTCTGAGAAGGGTTGGTTTCATAAAGGCATTCTTTGGGGATTCGCGAGTGCCCTCTCGCTCGGAATGAGTGCGTTCATTCGAAAAAAAGGGCTTGCCTCTTTTCCCGATCCCATACTTACCGTGGCATGGGCGAATTTTGTCGGGGCAATTGTTCTCTCCAGCCTTCGGCCTTTGGTGCCAGCCGAACTGTTCCGGTGGGGTGGCCGCTCGACTATCATTGCCATAATATTGTTAGGAGTTCTGAATTCGGCGAACCAGGTTTTCATGAATATTGCCATCAAAATGGGCGATGTCAGCGTCGTTACCCCTATTATCGCCTCATCCCCGATTTTTTCGATTTTTTTCACGGCTTTATTCCTTCGGGGGTTTGAGCGTGTTCGTCCGGCCATGGTATTTGGCGTATTTTTCACTGTGGGCGGAATGGTGTTCATCGTTTTAGGGCGTTGA
- a CDS encoding DMT family transporter translates to MTNETETVLLAFLAAFLAAGANITFARALAKVGSFTLAQISNMGNAVMLGFYGLYIFDISMFRWEAFAWFGVLGVTNFCINRWFFYTGMRTMGPSRHITIASLAPLPTLLIATVLLGERPGPLVLMGTAFVVVGVITVIYAPSKGRWFQAGIGWSLTCMLLFSVGGYMRNRGMHIMPASALLTAWAALVAVPTGEILRTALPNNILSWEKISWSLAPVIFLAIFFNSIQQVVMNISLQGQMSLAIPIMSTTPVIVMLLSAIFLRDIERLNRRVVVGIMITFLGMATIGIGRHG, encoded by the coding sequence TTGACCAACGAGACAGAAACCGTACTTTTGGCGTTTCTTGCAGCCTTCCTCGCGGCGGGCGCGAACATTACATTTGCGCGTGCTCTGGCGAAGGTAGGCTCGTTCACGCTCGCCCAGATCTCCAACATGGGAAACGCTGTGATGTTGGGTTTCTATGGGCTTTATATTTTCGACATTTCGATGTTTCGGTGGGAGGCATTTGCCTGGTTTGGTGTACTCGGTGTGACGAATTTTTGCATTAACCGATGGTTTTTTTACACGGGCATGCGGACCATGGGCCCCTCACGCCATATCACGATAGCCAGCTTGGCCCCTTTGCCGACGCTTCTGATTGCCACGGTCCTCCTTGGCGAGAGGCCTGGCCCTCTCGTATTGATGGGAACAGCGTTTGTGGTTGTGGGGGTGATCACGGTGATCTATGCGCCCTCGAAGGGGAGGTGGTTCCAGGCCGGAATCGGATGGTCGCTCACCTGCATGTTGTTGTTTTCTGTGGGAGGTTACATGCGGAACCGGGGAATGCACATTATGCCGGCATCTGCATTGCTCACAGCCTGGGCCGCTCTGGTGGCTGTTCCAACGGGCGAGATATTGCGCACCGCCCTGCCCAACAATATTTTGTCGTGGGAAAAAATAAGCTGGTCTCTGGCACCCGTAATATTCCTGGCCATTTTTTTTAATTCTATTCAACAGGTAGTCATGAATATTTCCCTTCAGGGGCAAATGTCTCTCGCCATACCCATCATGAGCACGACCCCTGTAATCGTTATGCTGCTTTCGGCTATATTCCTGCGCGACATAGAGCGCCTGAATCGCCGTGTGGTGGTGGGAATTATGATTACCTTTCTTGGAATGGCCACCATCGGCATTGGACGGCACGGTTGA
- a CDS encoding DegQ family serine endoprotease, producing MSLVITRSSASIAKTAMQAFFMLLIALSFTISAPAHAATAKIKGLPSLADLVEQLKPSVVNISSETIVKSQSRRGVPGMPGDPWSEMLRRFFEGQQAPPGFQGRPAPKQKNTSLGSGLIVDSEQGLVLTNNHVIEKATQITVMTQDKKRRKATVVGRDPRTDIALLRIEKKEGEKLPAVKLGNSDKLRVGDWVVAIGNPFGLAHTVTAGIVSAKGRVIGAGPYDNFIQTDASINPGNSGGPLFNLSGEVVGINTAIFSRGGGNIGIGFAIPINQAKDLMPQLRKGTVVRGFLGVSIQPVDDALAKALGLKNTKGALVSSLVTDGPSAKAGVKRGDVVLSLDGKAVESPRALSRMAARIAPGRKVKLIIFRNGKSMNITIISGKMPGPEQVASASGNTSMGKKLGIEGQNLTPEIARQIGAETKYGVLIVSVKQGSPADKAGIKRRDIIIEANKKTIKKVGDLSAAIKRSNKAGNLFLIERRGATRYVVVEGLS from the coding sequence ATGTCATTGGTCATAACCCGGAGTTCGGCATCAATCGCAAAAACCGCGATGCAAGCATTTTTCATGCTGCTCATCGCACTTTCATTCACTATTTCGGCTCCCGCTCACGCAGCAACGGCAAAGATCAAAGGCCTTCCCTCACTGGCCGATCTAGTTGAACAACTAAAACCATCTGTTGTAAATATCAGCTCCGAAACAATTGTTAAGTCCCAGTCTCGCCGAGGTGTCCCTGGTATGCCAGGAGATCCCTGGAGCGAAATGTTGCGGCGCTTTTTCGAGGGCCAGCAGGCACCTCCCGGCTTTCAGGGCAGACCAGCGCCCAAACAGAAAAATACCAGCCTCGGCTCCGGGCTCATTGTTGATTCCGAGCAGGGGCTCGTCCTGACGAACAACCATGTCATCGAAAAAGCAACTCAAATCACGGTAATGACCCAGGACAAAAAGCGACGCAAAGCAACTGTCGTCGGTCGGGACCCCAGAACCGATATCGCCCTTTTGCGTATTGAGAAAAAAGAGGGCGAAAAACTTCCCGCCGTCAAACTAGGCAACAGCGACAAGCTTCGTGTTGGCGACTGGGTAGTTGCGATCGGCAACCCCTTCGGGCTCGCTCATACCGTTACGGCGGGGATCGTCAGCGCCAAGGGCAGGGTCATCGGTGCCGGGCCCTACGATAACTTCATCCAAACCGATGCCTCGATCAACCCGGGCAACAGCGGCGGCCCCCTGTTCAACCTCTCCGGAGAGGTCGTCGGCATTAACACTGCCATCTTCAGCCGAGGTGGCGGCAACATCGGCATTGGCTTCGCCATCCCGATCAACCAAGCTAAAGATCTGATGCCCCAGCTTCGAAAGGGCACTGTCGTACGCGGATTCCTGGGTGTCTCGATTCAACCTGTTGACGATGCTCTCGCCAAGGCGCTGGGGCTGAAAAACACAAAAGGGGCACTGGTGAGCAGCCTGGTGACCGATGGACCCTCGGCCAAGGCTGGTGTTAAGCGAGGCGACGTTGTTTTGTCTTTGGACGGCAAGGCGGTGGAAAGCCCTCGTGCCCTATCCCGCATGGCCGCCCGCATCGCACCGGGCCGCAAAGTAAAGTTGATCATATTCCGCAACGGCAAATCCATGAATATCACCATTATTTCCGGAAAAATGCCCGGCCCAGAACAGGTGGCCAGCGCCTCGGGAAATACCTCGATGGGCAAAAAACTAGGGATCGAGGGACAAAACCTTACACCTGAAATCGCCCGCCAAATAGGCGCGGAAACCAAGTATGGCGTTCTCATCGTCAGCGTGAAACAAGGCAGCCCGGCAGACAAGGCTGGTATCAAGCGCCGCGACATCATCATCGAGGCAAACAAAAAAACTATCAAAAAAGTTGGAGATCTTTCCGCCGCAATTAAACGCAGCAATAAGGCGGGAAATTTATTCTTGATTGAGCGCCGAGGGGCCACGCGCTATGTTGTCGTTGAAGGCCTAAGTTAA
- a CDS encoding methyltransferase domain-containing protein, giving the protein MILDTFERYKHNLFLSPITSGTLEHIGKVCGITDSSTVLDIDCGKGGAALTLAEKFKCAVTGIESQAEFAEEARRRAIFEDLDHFVNIIDSGPEELPFDDFFFDLALSLGHVRPFNTAKILLELSRVVRDGGWIAISEMVWKSGDSDSANPAVKEWVNGFSPSRISGLDERIKELSGAGFWVESAELEEDKSWEDFYAPQAMAILENRHEHIGSAEAKSILDKWQNELEIFHAAGGKESLGYACFILRLP; this is encoded by the coding sequence ATGATCCTCGACACGTTCGAGCGCTATAAACATAATCTATTCCTGTCTCCTATCACCTCCGGCACCCTTGAACATATCGGGAAGGTTTGCGGTATCACCGACTCATCCACCGTACTCGACATCGATTGCGGAAAAGGCGGGGCGGCGTTGACGCTGGCGGAAAAATTCAAATGCGCCGTCACCGGCATCGAATCCCAGGCCGAATTCGCCGAGGAGGCGCGGCGGCGAGCCATATTCGAAGATCTCGATCACTTTGTGAACATTATCGACTCTGGCCCCGAAGAATTGCCGTTCGACGATTTTTTCTTTGACCTCGCCTTATCTCTTGGCCATGTTCGTCCTTTTAATACCGCAAAAATACTTCTCGAATTATCCCGCGTAGTACGGGACGGGGGATGGATTGCGATCTCGGAAATGGTTTGGAAGTCTGGCGATTCCGACTCTGCCAACCCCGCCGTCAAGGAATGGGTTAACGGTTTTTCGCCTAGCCGAATTTCGGGCCTCGATGAGCGGATCAAGGAGCTATCCGGGGCCGGATTCTGGGTCGAATCGGCAGAACTTGAGGAGGATAAGTCATGGGAGGATTTTTACGCCCCTCAGGCTATGGCTATTTTAGAAAATCGTCATGAACACATAGGCTCCGCCGAGGCGAAATCAATACTCGATAAGTGGCAAAATGAACTTGAAATATTTCATGCCGCAGGCGGCAAAGAATCGCTGGGCTATGCTTGTTTTATATTGAGGTTGCCGTAG
- a CDS encoding ATP-dependent 6-phosphofructokinase: MVSEKKEASKIRSLGILTGGGDCPGLNAVIRAVVLTAERAGVRIQGIRNAYSGLVHNQFIDLDSSKVDHLLQYGGTILGSSNRDNPFEFMMTIDGERRPVDVSDTVISNFHNAGLDGLIAIGGDGTLQITHRLTQKGLPAICVPKTIDNDLLATDVTFGFDTAVGTATEAIDRLRTTAESHGRLMVVEVMGRNAGWIALFSGLAGGADVILLPEIPFTIEAIANDIRIDRSSGKNFSIIVVAEGAHLKDGEVVIQRMADDPTHPQRLGGIGNIVGHLLEEKTGYETRVTVLGHIQRGGTPSTYDRNLSTRFGVHAALTAIEGRFGHLVALQNGSITLVPMADAAQGQRLVSLDSDFIGVARSVGISFGDEN; this comes from the coding sequence ATGGTTAGCGAAAAAAAAGAGGCGAGCAAAATTCGCTCTCTTGGAATTTTGACCGGAGGCGGTGACTGTCCAGGCTTGAACGCTGTTATTCGGGCTGTCGTTCTCACCGCCGAGCGGGCTGGTGTTCGCATTCAAGGAATCCGCAACGCATACAGTGGATTAGTCCACAATCAATTCATCGATCTTGACTCTTCAAAAGTTGACCACCTACTTCAGTATGGCGGCACGATCCTAGGAAGCTCGAACCGCGATAATCCTTTTGAGTTCATGATGACCATCGACGGCGAGCGCCGCCCAGTCGATGTTTCCGACACGGTAATCAGCAACTTTCATAATGCTGGCCTTGACGGCCTCATCGCCATTGGTGGAGACGGAACGCTGCAAATAACGCATCGGCTCACCCAGAAAGGGCTTCCGGCGATTTGCGTGCCCAAAACTATCGACAATGACCTTCTCGCCACAGACGTTACTTTTGGATTCGACACCGCGGTAGGAACCGCCACCGAGGCCATCGACCGTCTGCGCACGACGGCGGAGAGCCACGGACGCTTGATGGTCGTCGAGGTGATGGGCCGAAACGCCGGATGGATAGCCCTGTTCTCGGGCCTGGCGGGTGGGGCCGACGTCATTCTTCTTCCCGAAATCCCTTTTACAATAGAAGCCATCGCCAACGACATCCGCATTGATCGCTCCTCGGGCAAGAATTTTAGTATCATTGTCGTGGCCGAGGGCGCCCATCTCAAGGACGGCGAGGTCGTGATTCAGAGAATGGCGGACGATCCGACTCATCCGCAGCGGCTTGGAGGAATCGGAAACATCGTGGGACACCTTCTTGAAGAGAAAACTGGATACGAAACGCGTGTTACGGTGCTCGGACATATCCAGCGGGGCGGGACCCCCTCGACCTACGACCGGAACCTATCCACACGCTTTGGCGTACACGCGGCCTTGACCGCCATAGAAGGGCGGTTCGGTCATCTCGTCGCCCTGCAAAACGGATCGATAACCCTGGTTCCCATGGCCGACGCCGCCCAAGGTCAACGCTTGGTTTCACTCGACAGCGATTTCATCGGAGTGGCACGCTCCGTCGGAATTTCTTTTGGCGATGAGAATTAA
- the gatA gene encoding Asp-tRNA(Asn)/Glu-tRNA(Gln) amidotransferase subunit GatA, giving the protein MSDIISLTARELSGKLKTREISSEEATRAYLDRIEETDERVHAYLTILRDKAIEGARQADNQLAGEGGGPLLGMPVAIKDLLCMKDTPTTCGSKFLENFIAPYDATAVRKLKEAGAVILGKLNMDEFAMGSSTEHSAFGPSRNPWNLETTPGGSSGGSAAAVSARSCALSLGSDTGGSIRQPAACCGVVGMKPTYGRVSRYGLIAFASSLDQIGPFSHTVHDSAMMLTAVSGHDPLDSTSADVPVPDYTEGLKRGAKGLRVGIPKEYFIDGMDPEVEASVRHAIKVMEEQGAEIHEISLPSTEYAILTYYIIAPAEASSNLARYDGVRFGLREESGASEWGPLHGMYAESREKGFGEEVKLRIMLGTYVLSSGYYDAYYTKAQKVRTLICQEFAEAFKTVDVIMSATAPTPAFRFGERINDPISMYLSDVLTIPCNMAGLPGISQPCGFTSDKLPIGLQFVGKHFGEEDIFRAAAAFENATEYHLAQPPL; this is encoded by the coding sequence ATGAGCGACATCATCTCATTAACTGCCCGGGAGCTCTCCGGCAAACTCAAGACAAGGGAAATCTCGTCTGAGGAAGCGACCCGGGCCTATCTCGATAGAATCGAGGAAACCGATGAGCGGGTACACGCCTACCTCACCATTTTAAGAGACAAAGCCATCGAGGGGGCGAGGCAAGCCGACAATCAACTTGCAGGAGAAGGCGGCGGGCCCTTGTTGGGAATGCCGGTGGCCATCAAGGATCTTCTCTGCATGAAGGACACCCCCACAACATGCGGCTCGAAATTCTTGGAGAATTTCATCGCGCCCTACGACGCCACCGCCGTTCGCAAACTCAAGGAGGCGGGTGCCGTTATTCTGGGCAAACTCAACATGGACGAATTCGCGATGGGCTCATCGACAGAGCACAGCGCCTTTGGCCCAAGCCGGAATCCTTGGAACCTGGAGACTACTCCTGGCGGGAGCAGCGGCGGATCGGCAGCGGCGGTTTCGGCACGCTCTTGCGCCCTGTCACTGGGATCGGACACAGGCGGCTCAATTCGCCAGCCCGCCGCCTGCTGCGGTGTGGTGGGAATGAAACCTACCTATGGGCGCGTATCGAGGTACGGGCTTATCGCTTTCGCAAGCTCGCTCGATCAGATCGGCCCCTTTTCACATACTGTCCACGATAGCGCGATGATGCTGACCGCCGTGAGCGGACACGATCCGTTGGACTCCACTTCGGCCGATGTCCCCGTCCCCGACTACACCGAAGGGTTGAAGCGGGGCGCAAAGGGGCTTCGAGTTGGGATACCAAAAGAATATTTCATCGACGGAATGGACCCGGAGGTCGAGGCATCGGTAAGACACGCCATCAAGGTCATGGAGGAGCAGGGGGCTGAGATCCATGAAATTTCGCTTCCCTCTACCGAGTACGCAATTCTCACCTACTACATCATCGCTCCGGCAGAGGCGAGCAGTAACCTGGCCCGCTATGATGGCGTACGCTTTGGGCTCAGGGAAGAGAGCGGCGCCTCGGAGTGGGGCCCGCTCCACGGCATGTATGCAGAGAGCAGGGAGAAGGGCTTTGGCGAGGAGGTCAAGCTTAGAATCATGCTAGGCACCTATGTCCTCTCATCAGGCTACTACGACGCTTATTACACCAAGGCCCAGAAGGTTCGCACGCTGATCTGCCAAGAGTTTGCAGAAGCGTTCAAGACAGTCGATGTCATCATGTCGGCGACGGCGCCGACGCCAGCCTTTCGCTTCGGCGAGCGGATAAATGATCCGATCAGCATGTATCTCTCTGACGTGCTAACAATTCCCTGCAACATGGCCGGCCTTCCCGGTATCAGTCAGCCTTGCGGATTTACATCTGATAAACTGCCAATAGGGCTCCAATTCGTGGGGAAACATTTCGGCGAGGAAGATATCTTTCGCGCTGCGGCGGCGTTCGAAAATGCCACCGAGTATCACCTCGCCCAGCCGCCACTTTAG
- a CDS encoding isocitrate dehydrogenase produces MNDVRNITELLGDGIADELRDSVHAVAGALPGEYHFETVDLSYENRKKGGRTLYDEAVNSMLQTSIGLKYPTATIEESPNAILRKLLKFSVIHRPVTTIPGIKTNFSGKIDLDIVRVATGGTYDDPGQMIGDYAAASLRIVDRKTCEQAAHYAFSIAMRERKSLTSSSKYTIQRVTDGLFEDIVDEVAGEFQFSGQIVHNRELFDALLAKLVMKPEQFQVVLVLNEYGDFLSDLASGLVGSLGLGASVSLSFDEKNRVSVGMFDASHGTAPDIAGQDKANPTAILLAFSLLLRHIGDTKAANALQDGLFDCMGKGETTGDLGGPHGTTSFTKILIEHVQQNLTAS; encoded by the coding sequence ATGAACGACGTGCGAAACATCACCGAGCTTTTGGGAGACGGCATCGCCGATGAGCTTAGGGATAGCGTGCATGCTGTCGCAGGGGCGCTTCCTGGCGAATACCATTTTGAAACGGTGGACCTTTCGTACGAAAATCGAAAAAAGGGGGGCCGGACACTCTACGATGAGGCGGTAAATTCGATGCTGCAAACCAGCATCGGCCTTAAATACCCAACCGCCACCATCGAGGAAAGCCCTAACGCCATCCTCAGGAAACTTCTGAAATTCTCCGTTATCCACAGACCGGTGACCACCATTCCCGGGATAAAAACTAATTTTTCGGGGAAAATCGATCTTGATATCGTCCGCGTTGCAACGGGCGGCACGTATGATGATCCCGGCCAGATGATCGGCGACTACGCGGCAGCGAGCCTGCGAATCGTGGACAGAAAAACCTGCGAGCAAGCTGCCCACTACGCCTTTTCTATCGCCATGCGCGAGCGCAAATCACTCACCTCCTCAAGTAAGTACACAATCCAGCGGGTAACAGACGGCTTGTTTGAAGATATCGTCGATGAGGTAGCGGGAGAGTTTCAGTTCTCTGGCCAGATCGTGCACAACAGAGAGCTTTTTGATGCTCTGCTGGCAAAGCTCGTGATGAAGCCAGAGCAGTTCCAGGTTGTTCTCGTTCTCAACGAATATGGAGACTTTCTCTCCGATCTTGCAAGCGGGCTCGTTGGAAGTCTTGGCTTGGGTGCATCCGTGTCTCTCTCCTTTGATGAGAAAAATCGCGTCTCCGTGGGCATGTTTGACGCCAGCCACGGCACCGCGCCCGACATCGCAGGCCAGGACAAGGCGAATCCAACAGCCATCCTCTTGGCCTTCTCGCTCCTTTTGCGGCATATCGGCGACACTAAAGCGGCAAACGCCCTACAAGACGGGTTATTTGATTGCATGGGAAAAGGAGAGACTACCGGTGATTTAGGTGGGCCTCACGGAACGACATCCTTTACTAAAATCTTAATCGAGCACGTTCAACAGAATTTAACAGCATCCTAA